The following proteins are encoded in a genomic region of Pelecanus crispus isolate bPelCri1 chromosome 26, bPelCri1.pri, whole genome shotgun sequence:
- the DNAJC22 gene encoding dnaJ homolog subfamily C member 22 — MAKRLLVAYGLWALGGPLGLHHIYLGRDSHALLWMLTLGGFGGGWLWDFWHLPGWVAAANGAGAPGDRDGTVPALSPLRLAGQLTVGMYFGLVAALGLPWVPALLAQPLAVGLGVQLVSSVGDQTAEAPSVLAAAFLASLLFQSRVLAVLPTSLAACIAAQRHRRYKPRGMPRPRLAARLYHLGLACLAFAAPLACRGLCSAAGVLSTLLALPRAATELLLLPLRTGQHLAEVLGFAGGSPAQDRGTGFEPSSWSERQQRAYEVLGLPAGSSAEDVHRSYRELVKVWHPDHNRRRAEEAERRFIELQEAYEELAGPRRAAAGVTPPAAPAMAGTESCGGICKHEVSLLAAASCLRSVRRGPAQQRKASPRPGPRFASDWLEEKEGGLSRAPTAFSLVKSSRRAGAVRRPRLAIGYRAVAASRLAGAA; from the exons ATGGCCAAGCGGCTGCTGGTGGCCTACGGGCTATgggcgctgggggggccgcTGGGGCTGCACCACATCTACCTGGGCCGGGACAGCCATGCGTTGCTCTGGATGCTGACGCTGGGCGGCTTCGGCGGCGGCTGGCTCTGGGACTTCTGGCACCTCCCGGGCTGGGTGGCTGCCGCCAACGGGGCCGGGGCGCCGGGGGACCGCGATGGCACTGTGCCGGCCCTCAGCCCCCTGCGTCTGGCAGGGCAGCTGACGGTGGGGATGTATTTTGGGCTGGTGGcggcgctggggctgccctgggtgCCGGCGCTGCTGGCGCAGCCcctggccgtggggctgggggtgcagctgGTCTCCTCGGTGGGGGACCAGACGGCGGAGGCACCCAGCGTGCTGGCCGCAGCCTTCCTCgcctccctcctcttccagaGCCgggtgctggcagtgctgcccaccagcctggctgcctgcaTTGCTGCCCAGCGGCACCGGCGCTACAAACCCCGCGGGATGCCGCGGCCCCGGCTGGCCGCCCGGCTCTACCACCTGGGGCTGGCGTGCCTGGCCTTCGCCGCCCCGCTCGCCTGCCGCgggctctgcagtgctgccggggtgctgagcaccctcctggccctgccccgTGCTGCCACcgagctcctgctcctgcccctccgCACCGGCCAGCATCTGGCAGAGGTCCTGGGCTTCGCCGGTGGCTCTCCGGCGCAGGATCGTGGCACCGGCTTCGAACCGAGCAGCTGGAGCGAGAGGCAGCAGCGAGCGTACGAG GTCCTGGGCCTCCCGGCCGGCTCCTCCGCCGAGGACGTGCACCGGAGCTACCGGGAGCTGGTGAAGGTTTGGCACCCGGACCACAACCGGCGCCGTGCCGAGGAGGCCGAGAGGCGCTTCATCGAGCTGCAGGAGGCCTACGAGGAGCTGGCGGGGCCCAggagagcggcggcgggggtgacgccgccggcagcccccgccatGGCGGGGACTGAGAGCTGCGGGGGGATTTGTAAACACGAGGTTTCCCTCTTGGCTGCTGCTTCGTGCCTTCGCTCGGTGCGACGGGGGCCGGCGCAGCAGCGCAAGGC GAGCcctcggcccggcccccgctTCGCATCTGACtggctggaggagaaggaaggcgGGCTGAGCCGGGCCCCCACCGCCTTCTCATTGGTGAAGTCCTCCAGGAGGGCGGGCGCGGTACGGCGGCCTCGCCTCGCCATTGGCTACCGGGCGGTGGCCGCGTCGCGATTGGCTGGCGCGGCCTGA
- the C1QL4 gene encoding complement C1q-like protein 4 — MVLVLLVAIPLLVHSSKAAAHYEMLGSCRMVCDPYPGAELPAASPPPFLPGAKGEQGRKGRTGVRGPPGPPGPRGPPGEPGRPGPPGPPGPGPGGYIPSFYSPKIAFYAGLRKPHEGYEVLRFDDVVTNVGNYYEPSSGKFTCPLPGIYFFTYHVLMRGGDGTSMWADLMKNGQVRASAIAQDADQNYDYASNSVILHLDVGDEVFVKLDGGKVHGGNTNKYSTFSGFIIYPD, encoded by the exons atggtgctggtgctgctggtggccatCCCGCTGCTGGTGCACAGCTCCAAGGCGGCCGCGCACTACGAGATGCTGGGCAGCTGCCGCATGGTCTGCGACCCCTACCCCGGCGCCGAGctgcccgccgcctccccgccgccgttCCTGCCCGGCGCCAAGGGCGAGCAGGGGCGCAAGGGCCGCACCGGCGTGCGGGGCCCCCCGGGACCACCAGGAccgcgggggccgccgggcGAACCGGGCCGGCCAGGGCCACCGGGGCCACCGGGGCCGGGTCCCGGGGGGTACATCCCCTCCTTCTACAGCCCCAAGATCGCCTTCTACGCGGGGCTACGGAAACCCCACGAGGGCTACGAGGTGCTGCGCTTCGACGACGTGGTCACCAACGTGGGCAACTACTACGAGCCCTCGAGCGGGAAGTTCACCTGCCCCCTGCCCGGCATCTACTTCTTCACCTACCACGTCCTCATGCGCGGCGGCGACGGCACCAGCATGTGGGCCGACCTCATGAAGAACGGGCAG GTGCGGGCCAGCGCCATCGCGCAGGACGCGGACCAGAACTACGACTACGCCAGCAACAGCGTCATCCTGCACCTGGACGTGGGCGACGAGGTCTTCGTCAAGCTGGACGGCGGCAAAGTGCACGGCGGCAACACCAACAAGTACAGCACCTTCTCCGGCTTCATCATCTACCCCGACtga